The Sulfurimonas lithotrophica genome includes a region encoding these proteins:
- a CDS encoding sterol desaturase family protein, whose product MEYFGIEYFLTSSSRVYWFYLLSALLISVLFVFLNPKYSYVFSKNIWWHKSAKNDYKYFVVISFLKIVLLLPILSYIVSSKDVSLSVTLLLEESFGYFEKTSYSKELIVVFYTFTLFIVGDFTRYWLHRFLHTVPYLWRLHQVHHSAEVLNPLTFYRVHPLENLLFGLRYALSAGLVSGVFIYFFGASIGIVEIAGANIFVFISGLIGANLRHSHLPLKFGVFEKLLVSPHMHQMHHSTKYTDKNFGGILSIWDYMFNSFATSEKDDVLEFGLKNKKIHNGILEMILEPFYRR is encoded by the coding sequence ATGGAATATTTTGGTATTGAGTATTTTTTGACAAGTAGCAGCCGGGTATATTGGTTTTATCTTTTGAGTGCTTTGCTTATATCTGTTTTATTTGTGTTTCTTAACCCAAAATACTCTTATGTTTTCAGTAAAAACATTTGGTGGCATAAGAGTGCAAAAAATGATTATAAATATTTTGTCGTCATATCGTTTTTAAAGATCGTTTTATTGCTCCCGATACTCTCGTATATCGTAAGTTCCAAAGATGTAAGTCTTAGTGTAACTCTGCTTTTAGAAGAGAGTTTTGGATACTTTGAAAAAACATCTTATTCAAAAGAGTTGATAGTAGTTTTTTATACATTTACTCTTTTTATAGTGGGAGATTTTACAAGGTACTGGCTACATAGGTTTTTACATACTGTGCCGTATTTATGGAGACTGCATCAGGTGCATCATAGTGCCGAGGTATTAAACCCTTTGACATTTTACAGGGTCCATCCACTGGAGAATCTTCTGTTTGGGCTTAGGTACGCGCTAAGTGCAGGGCTTGTGAGTGGAGTGTTTATATACTTTTTTGGTGCATCTATAGGTATCGTAGAGATAGCAGGTGCAAATATATTCGTATTTATATCTGGGCTTATCGGAGCAAATCTCAGACATTCGCATCTACCTCTAAAGTTTGGAGTGTTTGAAAAGCTACTTGTGTCCCCACATATGCATCAGATGCATCACAGCACAAAATATACGGATAAAAATTTCGGAGGGATCCTTTCAATCTGGGATTATATGTTTAACTCATTTGCTACTTCTGAAAAAGATGATGTACTTGAGTTTGGTTTAAAAAATAAAAAAATTCACAACGGCATATTAGAGATGATATTAGAGCCGTTTTATAGGAGATAA
- a CDS encoding imelysin family protein has product MLFNNLKIFLILVISLMFIACGDENNYDGQNGLLSANASAQSIDAAIGSIYDEVIYKDANATYEQSLNLLASIEDLNSTKSEADLIEAQNGFKQLVLFYKRVEAVYVAGYNDDNMRDIADFYIEHYIKGSKSQDTAGDLEEVFSGTKTLVSNSLKGITALEYTLFGDKEDSSTLIAKMNQNRLDAALLMINKISSHLLEIKEYYESTSEFTTSSEDSVSALLNVLVQQALNLREIRIGEAAGLVVKYADDPSADRLEYYYSSYSLEAIKEILNTYKKVIQNGLESIAELGSSSSELKAVSDAINEALSICDSYSSTLENELTSQKTTNLFESVRTIQNNYTALITGLNFEQDILEADGD; this is encoded by the coding sequence ATGCTATTTAACAATTTAAAAATATTTTTAATTCTGGTTATTTCACTCATGTTTATAGCTTGCGGTGACGAAAATAACTACGATGGGCAAAACGGTTTACTAAGTGCAAATGCATCTGCGCAGAGTATAGATGCAGCCATAGGAAGTATATATGATGAGGTTATATACAAAGATGCAAATGCAACATATGAGCAGTCATTAAACCTGCTTGCATCTATAGAGGATTTAAACTCGACAAAGAGTGAGGCTGATTTGATAGAAGCTCAAAATGGGTTTAAACAACTTGTACTTTTTTATAAAAGAGTTGAAGCCGTATATGTAGCCGGATACAATGATGACAATATGCGTGATATTGCAGATTTTTATATTGAGCATTATATAAAAGGTTCAAAGTCTCAAGACACCGCAGGTGATTTAGAAGAGGTTTTTTCAGGAACTAAAACTCTTGTATCAAACTCCCTAAAAGGTATAACGGCACTTGAATATACGCTCTTTGGAGATAAAGAAGACAGTTCTACTCTAATAGCTAAAATGAATCAAAATAGACTAGATGCAGCCCTGCTTATGATAAACAAAATCTCATCCCATCTGCTTGAGATAAAAGAGTATTATGAATCTACAAGCGAGTTTACAACAAGCTCTGAAGATTCGGTAAGTGCACTTCTAAACGTACTTGTTCAGCAAGCTCTTAATCTAAGAGAGATCAGAATAGGTGAAGCCGCCGGACTTGTAGTTAAGTATGCAGATGACCCTTCTGCAGATAGGCTTGAGTATTACTACAGTTCTTATTCGCTTGAAGCGATAAAAGAGATTTTAAATACCTATAAAAAAGTTATACAAAACGGTTTGGAGAGTATTGCAGAGCTTGGCAGTTCTAGTAGTGAGCTTAAAGCAGTGTCCGATGCTATAAATGAAGCTTTGTCTATTTGTGATTCTTACAGCTCCACATTAGAGAACGAGCTTACAAGTCAAAAAACGACAAATCTTTTTGAATCAGTCAGAACGATACAAAATAATTACACGGCTTTAATCACGGGACTTAATTTTGAGCAAGATATTTTAGAGGCTGATGGAGATTAG
- a CDS encoding di-heme oxidoredictase family protein, giving the protein MDIKHTLSATLAIFLIAGCSSDKPKEIQKENKSSVAQFTKNTTNKAFSQSFDFKTNEEIDMHILGKSFFRIPWVEAPSATTARDGLGPLFSANTCIHCHPNNGAGLAIDKSGDITRSLVMRLSISNTKNINNNLIATKGFIPEPTYGGQLSLNGTSDVKFEGNINVSYKTTDAKYADGEKYSLQTPTYTLSKLQYGPLHKDANIAGHIALALIGLGAIESIDANDILANEDINDKDKDGISGKANWVYNPETNITELGRFTWKAAAASVVHQSANAAHNDMGLSNPLYPKHNCSDAQIDCQKALEGRHDFDLPKERLDAIAYYLKTLKIPSQRKSKNFKKGEKIFNSLGCVKCHVESFETAEGVKIKPYSDFLLHDMGDALSDGHTIFKAKANEFRTPPLWGLGLYKKVSGEVALLHDGRARSVEEAILWHGGEAKKHSDAFKELSHKDREYLVEFLNAI; this is encoded by the coding sequence ATGGATATTAAACATACACTATCCGCAACATTGGCAATCTTTTTGATTGCCGGTTGTAGCTCAGATAAACCCAAAGAGATACAAAAAGAAAATAAATCTTCCGTAGCTCAATTTACAAAAAATACTACAAACAAAGCTTTTAGTCAATCCTTTGATTTTAAAACTAACGAAGAGATTGATATGCATATACTCGGAAAAAGTTTTTTTAGAATTCCTTGGGTGGAAGCTCCATCCGCTACAACGGCTCGTGATGGACTTGGACCACTTTTTTCCGCAAATACCTGCATACATTGTCATCCAAATAACGGAGCAGGACTAGCCATCGATAAAAGCGGAGATATTACACGCTCTTTGGTTATGCGTCTTTCAATTTCTAATACAAAAAATATTAATAATAACTTAATAGCGACAAAAGGTTTCATCCCTGAGCCTACATACGGCGGACAGCTCAGTTTAAACGGTACGAGTGACGTAAAATTTGAAGGAAATATCAATGTCTCATACAAGACTACAGATGCAAAGTATGCCGACGGTGAAAAGTATTCACTTCAAACTCCGACATATACACTCTCAAAATTGCAGTACGGTCCGCTTCATAAAGATGCAAATATAGCAGGACATATAGCTTTGGCTTTAATTGGTCTTGGTGCTATTGAATCTATAGATGCAAACGATATCTTGGCAAACGAAGATATAAATGATAAAGACAAAGACGGCATCAGCGGTAAGGCAAACTGGGTTTATAATCCTGAGACAAACATTACTGAGCTTGGTCGTTTCACATGGAAGGCCGCAGCGGCAAGTGTTGTGCATCAAAGTGCTAATGCCGCACATAACGATATGGGACTCAGTAATCCTCTTTATCCAAAACACAACTGCAGTGATGCTCAAATAGATTGTCAAAAAGCTCTTGAGGGTCGTCACGATTTTGATTTGCCAAAAGAGAGGTTGGATGCTATTGCGTATTATTTAAAAACCTTGAAAATCCCGTCTCAGAGAAAAAGTAAAAACTTTAAAAAAGGTGAAAAAATCTTTAATTCACTTGGATGCGTTAAGTGTCACGTAGAGAGCTTTGAAACAGCCGAGGGTGTAAAAATAAAACCATATAGCGACTTTTTACTTCATGATATGGGAGATGCGCTGAGTGACGGGCATACAATATTTAAAGCAAAAGCGAATGAGTTTAGAACACCGCCTCTATGGGGTCTTGGACTTTATAAAAAGGTAAGCGGTGAAGTAGCACTTTTGCATGACGGAAGAGCCAGAAGTGTTGAAGAAGCGATTCTTTGGCACGGCGGTGAAGCTAAAAAGCACTCAGATGCTTTTAAAGAATTGTCTCATAAAGACAGAGAATATTTAGTGGAGTTTTTAAATGCTATTTAA
- a CDS encoding imelysin family protein gives MKLKKEILGSIVLATVLTFSTAGCGGSDGSTVVVQDTSSVSATNKTAALTTYADIALANYTDALTDAQALNVAIDTFVATPNTANLTAVKEAWKTARISYGTTEIFRLSNGPIDAEEGFAASWGAPEGQLNAWPLDENMIDYTTDADGNTTSGNIIDTAGNFTPSGSEATTVDATTITKSVLAALNENGGDANVATGYHAIEFLLWGQDQDYNDFIADTVTNGATTAGQRPLTDYTDGSPEASRRADYLVAASELIVDDLTDMVDAWTAGSGSYREAFLGGGTNAIETDAALKQVFAGMGTFIKSELANERMAVAILTPSEEDEHSCFSDNTHVDVDKNYQGFVNVLKGEYKGASKGTGFYSLLSDDTKEAIDTLLTDIDSRVTAMNLAVSSEHFDYQIKDGSSNKANLTNAKNKLRNLGDTMVDVAREFGISLTSSDVTDPDETDI, from the coding sequence ATGAAATTAAAAAAAGAGATATTAGGCTCGATTGTTTTGGCAACGGTTTTAACATTTTCTACAGCGGGATGTGGAGGAAGTGATGGTTCAACAGTAGTCGTGCAGGATACTTCAAGTGTATCAGCAACCAATAAAACGGCTGCTTTAACAACATATGCTGATATAGCTTTAGCTAACTATACGGATGCATTAACAGATGCACAGGCTTTAAATGTTGCAATAGATACATTTGTAGCTACACCGAATACTGCTAATCTTACAGCAGTTAAAGAAGCTTGGAAAACGGCTCGTATATCTTACGGAACTACGGAGATATTTAGACTATCAAACGGTCCTATAGATGCAGAAGAAGGTTTTGCGGCAAGTTGGGGTGCACCCGAGGGGCAGTTAAACGCATGGCCGTTAGATGAAAACATGATTGATTATACAACAGATGCAGACGGTAATACTACTAGCGGAAACATTATAGATACGGCAGGAAACTTTACACCTAGCGGCAGTGAGGCTACAACCGTAGATGCAACTACTATTACAAAAAGTGTTCTCGCAGCTTTAAATGAAAACGGCGGAGATGCGAACGTAGCTACGGGTTATCACGCAATAGAATTTTTACTTTGGGGACAAGATCAGGATTATAATGACTTTATAGCAGATACAGTAACAAACGGTGCTACAACGGCAGGTCAAAGACCACTTACGGACTATACTGACGGTTCGCCTGAAGCTAGCCGAAGAGCAGATTATTTAGTAGCTGCATCGGAGTTGATTGTAGATGATTTAACAGATATGGTAGATGCATGGACGGCAGGCAGCGGGTCTTATCGCGAAGCATTTTTAGGCGGGGGTACTAATGCTATAGAGACTGATGCAGCATTAAAACAGGTTTTTGCAGGTATGGGTACTTTTATAAAAAGTGAACTTGCAAACGAGCGTATGGCTGTAGCGATACTTACACCTAGCGAAGAAGATGAGCACTCTTGTTTTTCTGATAATACTCATGTTGACGTGGATAAAAATTATCAAGGTTTTGTAAATGTTTTAAAAGGCGAATATAAAGGTGCATCTAAAGGTACCGGATTTTATTCTCTTTTAAGCGACGATACAAAAGAAGCTATAGATACATTGCTAACAGATATAGATTCAAGAGTTACAGCTATGAACTTAGCAGTATCGAGTGAGCATTTTGATTATCAAATCAAAGACGGAAGTTCAAATAAAGCAAATTTGACAAATGCTAAAAATAAGTTAAGAAACCTTGGGGACACTATGGTTGACGTAGCTCGTGAGTTTGGAATATCATTGACTTCAAGTGATGTAACAGATCCGGACGAGACGGATATTTAG
- a CDS encoding FMN-binding protein produces the protein MKIILLITILSIFIDAKVLTSIDEAMNATFGEDCKISKKTILLKNNEFKKVQKIAKTKIKSKIFQVYFAKKDSKTIGYGVLISKKIRSKNGVVLYMIDVNGTLKEIEIIAFNEPLDYLPSKKWKNEFINTPNSKLLEVGKNIPTITGATLSAKSITNSARVALALYDIKLKEF, from the coding sequence ATGAAAATAATCCTACTTATAACTATATTAAGTATATTTATAGATGCAAAGGTACTTACAAGCATAGATGAGGCGATGAATGCTACATTCGGAGAAGATTGTAAGATCTCAAAAAAGACAATTCTTCTTAAAAACAATGAATTTAAAAAAGTTCAAAAAATAGCAAAGACAAAAATAAAATCTAAAATTTTTCAAGTATATTTTGCTAAAAAAGATTCTAAAACAATTGGTTACGGTGTACTAATCAGCAAAAAAATACGCTCAAAAAACGGAGTCGTTTTATATATGATTGATGTAAACGGCACGCTAAAAGAGATAGAGATAATAGCTTTTAACGAACCACTAGATTACCTACCGTCTAAAAAATGGAAAAATGAGTTTATAAATACTCCAAATTCCAAACTTTTAGAAGTCGGGAAAAATATACCTACCATAACGGGAGCTACTTTAAGTGCAAAAAGTATCACAAACTCGGCAAGAGTCGCTTTAGCTCTTTATGATATTAAACTAAAAGAGTTCTAA
- a CDS encoding FAD:protein FMN transferase — MKYLILLFLFTTLLLSSTRTKVLMGTFASISLEKNPQLIEEGFEIIKDVENSLSTYKPKSTVQTLNKDRYVKLDLYTYEVLKLCQKYYEKTDGYFNVAIGNISKQLYRFGENRTYIPHPKVLKSTLTSFRDIKFNSYEASLEAKIKLDFGGMGKGYAVDKVKEYYLKNNIKKAQISLSGDIACIGRCKVGVQNPFKENSSIFKINTKQNISSISTSGTYNRYVKNQKNTHLIDPYSKKPQVSFSSITLVSSLPNADIDAYATAASVMPFSKSIKFLDSLPLAYIIVTATKEILISKNYMQYFDLSISENVKYNQNRYIYYE, encoded by the coding sequence ATGAAATATTTAATACTGCTATTTTTATTTACTACACTTCTTCTCTCTTCAACCAGAACAAAAGTTCTTATGGGAACTTTTGCATCTATAAGTTTGGAGAAAAACCCCCAGCTTATAGAAGAGGGGTTTGAAATAATTAAAGATGTAGAAAATTCTCTCTCTACATATAAACCTAAAAGTACAGTACAAACATTAAATAAAGACAGATACGTAAAACTTGATCTATACACATATGAAGTTTTAAAGCTTTGTCAAAAATATTATGAAAAAACAGATGGATACTTTAATGTAGCAATAGGAAATATAAGTAAACAACTCTACAGATTTGGAGAAAATAGAACTTATATTCCGCATCCTAAAGTTCTAAAATCTACACTTACAAGTTTTAGAGATATTAAATTTAATAGTTATGAAGCAAGCTTAGAAGCCAAAATAAAACTAGATTTTGGCGGTATGGGTAAAGGATATGCAGTTGATAAGGTAAAGGAATATTATTTGAAAAATAATATAAAAAAAGCACAAATATCTCTTAGTGGGGATATTGCGTGTATAGGTAGATGCAAAGTCGGAGTGCAGAACCCTTTTAAAGAAAACTCTAGTATTTTTAAAATCAATACAAAGCAAAATATTAGTTCTATTAGTACAAGCGGGACATATAACAGATATGTAAAAAATCAAAAAAACACTCATTTAATAGACCCATACTCCAAAAAACCTCAGGTATCGTTTAGTTCTATCACACTTGTATCTTCTTTGCCAAATGCAGATATAGATGCTTATGCTACGGCAGCTTCAGTTATGCCGTTTTCAAAAAGCATAAAGTTTTTAGACTCACTTCCGTTGGCATATATAATAGTTACAGCTACAAAAGAGATATTAATTAGTAAAAACTATATGCAATATTTTGACTTATCTATATCTGAGAATGTCAAATATAATCAGAACAGATATATATATTATGAGTGA
- a CDS encoding CDP-alcohol phosphatidyltransferase family protein, with amino-acid sequence MKFLFTSSSQFNLANMFTFVNITAGLLAVYCISQHNFFVAIIFAWIGGAFDIFDGKIARKYGLSNEFGIQLDSFADFLSFVLVPVFLIFEAVYSPADMGYLLLLAGIVSIYYVISGLRRLIYFNINADAGEVENYFTGVPTPLGAILLWLAYVGYIYSILPATAVIVIMILIGWSLNSKIKVKHL; translated from the coding sequence ATGAAATTTCTTTTTACGTCTTCATCTCAGTTTAATCTTGCAAATATGTTTACGTTCGTAAATATAACTGCTGGATTATTAGCTGTATATTGCATATCCCAACACAACTTTTTCGTAGCTATAATATTTGCTTGGATAGGTGGAGCATTTGATATATTTGACGGAAAGATAGCTAGAAAATACGGCCTCTCAAATGAGTTTGGAATCCAACTCGACAGTTTTGCGGACTTTTTAAGTTTTGTACTAGTTCCGGTATTTTTAATATTTGAAGCCGTATATTCCCCTGCTGATATGGGTTATTTACTTTTACTTGCAGGTATTGTTAGCATCTACTATGTCATATCGGGATTAAGAAGACTTATATACTTTAATATAAATGCAGATGCAGGTGAAGTAGAAAACTATTTTACGGGTGTACCGACCCCTTTAGGGGCTATACTTTTATGGTTGGCATATGTAGGATATATATATTCTATACTGCCCGCTACTGCAGTTATTGTTATTATGATTTTAATCGGTTGGAGCCTAAACTCAAAGATAAAAGTTAAACACCTCTAA
- a CDS encoding DoxX family protein — MFHSPDIAKLILRISVGVLMLFHGFEKIINGISGVRYLTTNAGLPEFFAYGVFVGELVFPVLIILGLYARVASLGLAFTMLMAIFLAHGSSLFELGKHGAPVIELPLLYLLMSIVIFLLGSGKYAVNSK; from the coding sequence ATGTTTCATTCACCGGATATTGCCAAACTGATTTTAAGAATAAGTGTAGGTGTTTTAATGCTTTTTCACGGTTTTGAAAAAATTATAAACGGTATCAGCGGAGTCAGATATCTAACTACAAATGCGGGTTTGCCTGAATTTTTTGCTTATGGCGTATTTGTCGGTGAGCTTGTATTTCCTGTTTTAATTATTTTGGGTTTATATGCAAGAGTAGCTTCTTTAGGACTTGCCTTTACAATGTTGATGGCTATATTTTTAGCTCACGGTTCATCTTTATTTGAGCTCGGAAAACACGGAGCACCAGTAATTGAATTACCGCTTTTATATCTGCTTATGTCTATAGTTATATTTTTACTTGGAAGCGGAAAATACGCAGTTAATTCCAAGTAA
- a CDS encoding response regulator transcription factor, with the protein MIDILKNFTILYVEDDEVVRKSALEYLSRISKKVLEAKDGKEAIKIYKQEKPDIIITDISMPKLNGLDMASYIRTHDRNVQIIVATAHSDVEYLMQAVELQLVKYIIKPITKEKLLDALEKSMVLIKDKSKFNLPLSESCYYNAYEKIIIEDEKQIKLTKNETLFLDLLAHHHSRVVTYEEIENAIWPYEGMSQDAIRSLVRGIRKKVPKGAIDNISGSGYKLNIYKF; encoded by the coding sequence ATGATAGATATTCTTAAAAATTTTACTATTTTGTATGTTGAAGACGATGAAGTAGTTCGTAAAAGTGCTCTTGAGTATTTAAGCAGAATTTCAAAAAAAGTACTAGAGGCAAAAGACGGTAAAGAGGCTATAAAAATATATAAACAAGAAAAACCCGACATAATCATTACCGATATATCTATGCCCAAATTAAACGGTCTTGATATGGCAAGTTATATCCGTACACACGATAGAAATGTACAAATCATAGTAGCTACGGCTCACTCTGATGTAGAGTATTTGATGCAGGCAGTCGAATTACAACTTGTTAAATATATAATTAAACCTATAACAAAAGAAAAACTCTTAGATGCACTGGAGAAATCTATGGTGCTTATCAAAGATAAAAGTAAGTTCAATCTGCCCCTTAGCGAGAGTTGTTATTATAATGCGTATGAAAAAATAATCATCGAAGATGAAAAACAGATAAAACTAACAAAAAACGAGACACTGTTTTTAGACCTTTTAGCCCATCATCATAGTCGAGTAGTAACTTATGAAGAAATAGAGAATGCAATCTGGCCATATGAAGGGATGAGTCAAGATGCTATTCGCTCCCTTGTTAGAGGGATTAGGAAAAAAGTCCCAAAAGGAGCGATAGACAATATCAGCGGAAGCGGATATAAACTTAATATTTATAAATTTTAA
- a CDS encoding Dps family protein, whose product MAKVINQLKQLQADANALYIKIHNYHWNVKGMDFVPVHLKTEEIYTNMSTLYDDAAERVIQLGGKPYLTMSDLAKATKIKEEKKDTFRSKEVVKSIITDYEYLLKLFSKISDEADKAADKTTATFADDNIAALEKELWMLGSMLK is encoded by the coding sequence ATGGCAAAAGTTATAAATCAATTAAAACAATTACAGGCAGATGCTAATGCATTATATATAAAAATACATAACTATCATTGGAATGTTAAAGGAATGGATTTTGTTCCGGTACATTTAAAAACCGAAGAGATATATACTAATATGTCCACACTTTACGATGATGCTGCCGAGCGTGTTATCCAACTTGGAGGTAAACCATACCTTACTATGAGTGACCTTGCAAAAGCTACCAAAATAAAAGAGGAAAAGAAAGATACTTTTAGATCAAAAGAAGTTGTGAAAAGTATTATTACAGATTACGAGTATCTTTTAAAACTTTTTTCAAAAATTAGTGACGAAGCTGATAAAGCGGCTGATAAAACAACTGCTACATTTGCAGATGACAATATTGCAGCTCTTGAAAAAGAGTTATGGATGTTAGGTTCAATGTTGAAATAA